In Bacteroides cellulosilyticus, the genomic stretch GGTTATCTTCGTAACCGCGTGAACGGAGCCTTAGCTTCTTATTATCGTGAGGACGGTGATGAGTACGATATCCGTGTACGTTATGCTCCCGAGTTCCGTACAAAGATTGAAGATTTGGAGAACATTCTTATCTATACACCTTCCGGTGAAGGTATCCGCGTGAAGGACCTCGGTAAAGTAGTTGAGCGTTCTGCTCCTCCCACCATCGAGCGTAAGGACCGTGAACGTATTGTGACTGTATCCGCTGTTATTTCGGGAGTTCCATTAGGTGACGTAGTGGCCGATGGTAATGCCATTATCGATAAAATGGACTTGCCGAGTGGTATTTCTATCCAGATTTCAGGTTCGTACGAGGACCAGCAGGATTCATTCTCCGATTTGGGTACGCTGGCTGTACTGATCATCATTCTGGTATTTATTGTAATGGCCGCCCAGTTTGAGTCTTTGAGTTATCCGTTCATTATCATGTTCTCCATTCCGTTTGCATTCAGCGGTGTGTTGATGGCACTCTTCTTTACGGGCACAAACCTGAACGTAATGAGTTTGTTGGGTGGAATCATGTTGATTGGTATTGTGGTAAAGAATGGTATCGTGTTGATCGACTACATTACACTTTGCCGTGAGCGTGGCATGTCGGTGATTCACTCTGTGGTTACGGCAGGCCGTAGCCGTCTGCGTCCGGTATTGATGACCACACTGACTACTATCCTTGGTATGGTGCCGATGGCTGTAGGGCAGGGTGAAGGTGCCGAGATGTGGCGTCCGCTGGGTGTGGCTGTAATTGGTGGCTTGACGGTATCTACCATCTTGACGCTGATTCTGGTTCCCGTTCTCTACTGTTCGTTTGCCGGTATCGGTATCAGGCGCAAACGTGGCAAAATCAAGAAAGACCGTGAACTGAACGATTACTATCAGACTCATAAGGAGAAAATGACGAAACCCAGAAAACAGTGAGAATAATTACGAATTACGAATTACAAATTACGATGAACTGTATAATTCGTAATTCATAATTCGTAATTCATAATTCGTAATTCATATATTATATATCATAATTTGTAATTCATATATTATATATCATAATTCGTAATTAATATGAAGTCAGTATTTATAACATTCGACCAGGCATTCTTTGAGCGTATCATGGCGTTGCTCGACCGCCAGGGTTGCCGTGGATTCAGCTATTGGCAGCAAGTGCAGGGACGTGGCAGCAAGACGGGTGAGCCGCACTATGGCAGTCATGCATGGCCCAGCATGTGCTCTGCTATTATTACTATTGTAGACGAAGCTAAAGTAGATCCGTTGCTCGATGCACTCCATCAGATGGACGAGGAGACTCAGCAACTCGGTCTCCGGGCATTTGTCTGGAACATTGAGAAGACGATATAGTTGTGAGCGCATCGTTCTAGCAGGCTAGGACGGCGCGTCCCAGGGTGCGTGAGCGGTGTGTCCCAGCAGGCTAGGACGTACCGCTCACAAATGACGGGGAATGAGGAAGAAAGGGAAATCTTACAAAACGTGAAGATTTCCCTTTCTTTTTATGTCTTTTCTCTATCTTTGCAAATCCTTTATGGACAACATGGAAAAGAATTATCTGAAATATACTTGCATTTGGGCATTGATTATATTGGCGGGCTTGTTACTGATGTACTTCCTGCCCGGTTTTACGGTAGGTGAACATGTGATGAGGCGTGTCGACTTGCTGGGTGACGTGCGTACTCAGAAAGATATTGCGGAAGAACCGGATAGTTTGTTTCCGCCCCCGCCGAAGGTGAAACCTGCTTTTGTGGATACCTGCCGTGCGGGTATGACGTGCATTGAAGACTACAGCGACTCCACTCTGCGTGGCATGACACCTTTTTACCGGGCTTTGGATGAATTGGCGCAACGCCCCCGCCGGGTACGTATTGCCGTTTTCGGAGATTCCTTCATTGAAGCGGATATTCTTACT encodes the following:
- a CDS encoding PG0541 family transporter-associated protein is translated as MKSVFITFDQAFFERIMALLDRQGCRGFSYWQQVQGRGSKTGEPHYGSHAWPSMCSAIITIVDEAKVDPLLDALHQMDEETQQLGLRAFVWNIEKTI